One Halalkalicoccus sp. CG83 DNA segment encodes these proteins:
- a CDS encoding KTSC domain-containing protein has product MNRTPVSSSNLSSVGYDENSRILEIEFNDGSVYQYSNVPISIYNGLMAASSHGKYFHRNIRDAYHYTQIR; this is encoded by the coding sequence ATGAACCGAACTCCAGTATCGTCAAGCAACTTGAGTAGTGTCGGATATGATGAGAATAGTCGTATATTAGAGATTGAGTTCAACGACGGAAGTGTCTATCAGTACTCAAATGTTCCAATAAGTATCTATAATGGACTCATGGCTGCCTCCTCACATGGAAAATATTTCCACCGAAATATTCGAGATGCCTACCATTATACCCAGATCCGATGA
- a CDS encoding N-6 DNA methylase, whose amino-acid sequence MIQREELLRKELEHLQGIGNIEIDSPSVLELIDANTLVIVSSERFRGPTPNQIVAEYNVREFDQVLVVLEDVILDVAPSPLLIYPGDYSIEDPHSVATHLEAILHGQQSPSVLDTADEDLLVQLQEAELLSYQTPAAAAELLINWTTTGQRRTILNAGCGIGQILVEIRDQLTSNEEDTPDYSLWGIDTSRIASEIAQNCLGEDATILTSDFLEFQNEHRQTTLEDVQSRSSNTESIPAFDAVISHPPAVRTSSLPESTKETIRDRFSCRRLDQAFVLHSLSLLRNGGHGAFLLPQSSLTEKFLKSIQSRGRIHCLTRLTNAEFLAQGIEPVLLFLERTEMNSGVDDSIRLLRVDSTEITPEHIGLLHGHADNAVNRAQGINDVSIVAVSPDEIDPDLLPLALNAPEAVPFLFSETFDELGLVAQPCTGLTTGANQFFYFEREERDESAIPDELFTPVLRKLSPESHRITERDITWYLLDLRGIVKEAREDISPSDEFLDWLAEQGYPSLVDYISEFWHRFDFDQDHLDTLIPSRFTDRVRNPDLVTQGIFSLESPAQPEWWLVDINEEVVFDSTVVGIHCEEETPPLALWSILNIPLYQRIQKDSMPLLRNDPNYARFRIRELQSLPIIESCLSEEFAQEMKSLLPVDSAHKEITLRNRIIEACSPAERAAVDAAFEAFSQHALTWFLSGEELEKFRERIEGDDNPEEFLLEQFGDDVLSDVQYTFSRTGLFEGRREVLLDLVELFDQERYQTFLVGLASQFEGVLVDYVEETGGRIEFEIREVEQDGEMTEIEVLVFYRPGRQEGKKKDLKRLFDEFFEGEYLRYLQETVRERRNELAHGSLVDNPEQTAVVLLVTFFGMINNILHRYNRHLARVGE is encoded by the coding sequence ATGATTCAACGAGAAGAACTACTCAGGAAGGAATTAGAGCATCTCCAGGGAATTGGGAACATTGAGATCGATAGTCCAAGCGTTCTCGAACTCATCGACGCCAATACGTTGGTTATCGTGAGTAGTGAGCGGTTTCGGGGACCGACTCCAAATCAGATTGTAGCCGAGTACAATGTCCGTGAGTTTGACCAGGTGCTTGTGGTGCTTGAAGACGTCATCTTGGATGTCGCTCCATCACCGCTTCTGATCTATCCCGGAGACTATTCTATCGAAGATCCCCACTCGGTTGCTACTCATCTCGAAGCGATTCTGCATGGACAGCAGTCGCCAAGTGTACTCGATACTGCGGATGAAGACCTTCTGGTACAACTCCAAGAAGCCGAACTGCTATCCTACCAGACGCCTGCCGCAGCAGCGGAATTGTTGATTAATTGGACAACTACAGGTCAACGACGAACGATCCTGAATGCAGGATGCGGTATAGGACAAATACTGGTGGAAATCCGCGATCAACTCACCTCCAATGAAGAGGACACTCCGGACTACTCTCTCTGGGGAATCGATACCAGTCGAATTGCTAGTGAGATTGCCCAAAATTGTCTTGGGGAGGACGCAACGATACTAACGTCCGATTTTCTCGAGTTCCAGAATGAACACCGGCAAACCACCTTGGAGGACGTACAATCACGGTCTAGTAATACCGAATCAATTCCAGCGTTTGACGCAGTCATAAGTCATCCCCCTGCCGTGCGAACGTCCTCTTTGCCGGAGTCTACAAAGGAGACGATCCGAGATAGATTTAGCTGCCGTCGTCTTGATCAAGCGTTCGTACTCCATTCGTTGTCGCTCTTGAGAAATGGAGGACATGGAGCGTTTCTTCTTCCTCAGTCGAGCCTAACCGAAAAATTTCTCAAGTCGATTCAATCACGAGGGCGAATCCACTGTCTGACCCGTCTCACTAACGCTGAATTCCTTGCGCAGGGCATTGAGCCTGTTCTCCTCTTCTTAGAGAGAACTGAGATGAACAGCGGTGTTGATGACTCAATCAGACTGCTTCGCGTCGATAGTACTGAGATCACACCCGAGCACATAGGATTGCTTCACGGTCATGCCGACAACGCGGTAAACCGAGCACAAGGAATAAATGACGTGAGTATAGTCGCTGTCTCTCCGGATGAGATAGATCCTGATCTGCTCCCACTCGCGCTCAATGCCCCGGAAGCAGTCCCATTCCTTTTCTCGGAGACGTTTGATGAACTCGGTTTAGTCGCTCAACCCTGTACTGGCCTCACAACGGGTGCAAACCAATTCTTCTATTTCGAACGCGAAGAGAGAGACGAATCAGCCATTCCAGATGAGTTGTTCACCCCCGTCCTTCGTAAACTCTCTCCGGAATCTCACCGTATTACCGAACGAGACATTACTTGGTATCTTCTTGATCTTCGGGGCATCGTCAAGGAGGCTCGCGAAGACATCTCTCCTTCCGATGAGTTTCTCGACTGGCTTGCAGAACAGGGCTATCCATCGTTGGTCGATTATATCTCTGAATTCTGGCATCGGTTCGACTTTGACCAGGACCATCTGGATACTCTGATCCCAAGTCGTTTTACAGACCGGGTGAGGAACCCGGACTTAGTCACACAGGGAATATTTTCACTGGAAAGTCCCGCTCAGCCAGAATGGTGGCTGGTAGACATCAATGAGGAGGTCGTCTTCGATAGTACCGTGGTTGGAATCCACTGTGAGGAGGAAACACCTCCACTCGCTCTTTGGTCGATACTGAATATCCCACTGTATCAGAGGATCCAGAAAGACTCTATGCCACTCCTGCGTAATGATCCAAACTACGCTCGATTTCGAATCAGAGAGCTTCAGAGTCTTCCGATTATCGAGTCCTGTCTGAGTGAGGAATTTGCACAGGAAATGAAGTCGTTGCTTCCCGTAGACTCCGCACACAAGGAAATCACCCTGCGAAACCGCATTATCGAAGCGTGCAGTCCAGCAGAACGCGCGGCAGTAGATGCGGCATTCGAGGCGTTTTCACAGCATGCACTGACGTGGTTTCTCTCCGGAGAAGAATTGGAAAAGTTCCGAGAACGGATTGAAGGAGACGACAATCCGGAAGAATTCCTTCTAGAACAATTCGGGGATGATGTTCTCTCTGACGTCCAGTATACGTTCTCGCGAACAGGCTTATTCGAGGGGCGACGGGAGGTGTTACTGGATCTCGTCGAACTATTCGACCAAGAGCGTTATCAGACGTTTCTCGTTGGATTGGCGTCCCAGTTTGAGGGAGTCCTCGTCGACTATGTCGAAGAAACCGGAGGCCGTATCGAATTTGAAATTCGAGAGGTTGAGCAAGACGGTGAGATGACTGAAATCGAGGTTCTCGTTTTCTATCGTCCAGGTCGACAGGAGGGGAAGAAAAAGGACCTCAAACGACTTTTTGACGAATTCTTTGAGGGAGAATATCTCAGGTATCTTCAGGAAACGGTACGGGAACGCCGAAACGAACTCGCTCACGGCTCGTTGGTCGACAACCCGGAACAGACAGCAGTGGTGTTACTAGTCACCTTTTTCGGAATGATCAATAACATCCTCCATCGCTATAACCGGCATCTTGCCCGGGTTGGTGAGTAG
- a CDS encoding TrlF family AAA-like ATPase → MSESQTPGGARFIKADLHIHTPESYDYQDDEAEPSDLIERFVEENIELVAITDHNTDGYYEELVEAAEAEPVTVLPGVEITTGQSGENQIHMTAIFPPDNAPAISGVMHEIGLGTDPETAIADATIPSICDTVRDAGGLPILAHIDQNAGAHHELANRNNPTRQRTFDPDKVAALEIVSLDTADQFPEFAHIRSSDAHNLDSIGERCTYLKMDAPTFEGFRMALSDPGSRMSVQRQLNTHMSIDSLQVKNGFLEPRKLQFNKNLNSLIGGKGTGKSSVLEHIRYVLDIEPRSEDIAAECAALIKWTLAPDGIVRLRLTGNTGDQYEIVREYNSAPVIYRVSDDESTAEEPLSIPIDRFRQEFFDAEIHSQRELINLARNETNQLELLDTYFDLAELKRDREETKAEIKDQSLQVQTMQNEVDQLIDKTHYYETLREQIEVMSEKGVDEYVEGQEEWEEERANLATAIEGVEEVDEKVGGMDLTGVINEISPTSGPNQELLEDANSIVENLRADVEELQESLEETVAEAQSEISEVREEWNQANKKREREHSRLADEIHEEIDVDVDQFFEIRSEMHELHGVSEELETMRKELEKAKTQKDELFGDLAEARRALTEARQDGISTLNGELNDVRVSLESQANRIEYIDWINHVLEGSGVYTRHKEAIAKTFEPRTLAEIVRTDDTDRLIAEADCPPTSAENFVTHDDLNERLTELELLEVRDEPIFELNDGGWKSLDEMSDGQQCTTLLSITMIERDVPLIIDQPEDMLDNNFIFSEVVQLIRSIKHDRQIITATHNANIPVLGDAEQIIVMDANGRRGFYSTCGSIDNERIKMKTQSILEGGEQAFRDRNDKYRRSV, encoded by the coding sequence ATGAGTGAAAGTCAAACGCCGGGGGGCGCGCGGTTCATTAAAGCTGATCTTCATATTCATACACCTGAATCATATGATTATCAAGATGATGAGGCCGAGCCGAGTGATCTCATTGAACGTTTCGTCGAAGAGAACATAGAACTTGTAGCTATCACCGACCATAATACGGATGGCTATTACGAAGAATTAGTTGAAGCCGCGGAGGCTGAACCCGTGACTGTGCTGCCTGGGGTTGAGATTACGACAGGGCAAAGCGGCGAAAATCAGATCCACATGACTGCAATCTTTCCGCCAGATAACGCACCTGCGATAAGTGGAGTCATGCATGAAATCGGATTAGGAACCGATCCCGAGACAGCCATTGCTGACGCAACAATTCCATCAATTTGCGATACAGTACGGGATGCTGGCGGACTCCCAATTCTTGCACATATCGATCAGAATGCTGGGGCCCATCATGAGCTTGCCAACCGGAACAATCCTACTCGACAGCGGACGTTCGACCCAGATAAAGTCGCAGCATTGGAGATAGTATCTCTTGACACCGCTGACCAGTTCCCAGAATTCGCCCACATTCGCTCATCTGACGCACACAATCTCGATAGCATCGGAGAACGGTGTACGTACCTCAAGATGGATGCTCCTACATTCGAGGGCTTTCGAATGGCTCTATCCGATCCTGGGTCTCGTATGTCTGTACAGCGGCAGCTCAACACGCACATGAGCATAGATTCGCTTCAAGTCAAAAACGGGTTCTTAGAGCCCCGGAAACTACAATTCAATAAGAATCTCAATAGTCTCATTGGTGGAAAGGGGACTGGGAAGTCATCTGTGCTTGAGCATATTCGCTACGTGTTAGATATCGAGCCTCGTTCCGAAGATATCGCTGCTGAATGTGCTGCACTTATTAAATGGACTCTTGCTCCCGATGGGATTGTAAGGCTCCGGTTGACGGGCAACACCGGCGACCAGTACGAAATTGTTCGGGAATATAATTCTGCGCCCGTAATCTACCGTGTCTCCGATGATGAAAGCACTGCTGAGGAACCACTTTCAATCCCTATTGACCGCTTTCGGCAGGAGTTCTTTGACGCAGAGATACACAGCCAACGGGAACTCATCAATCTCGCACGGAACGAGACGAATCAGCTTGAACTGTTGGACACCTATTTTGATCTAGCAGAACTCAAGAGGGACCGTGAAGAGACCAAGGCAGAAATCAAGGACCAGTCACTCCAAGTTCAGACGATGCAGAATGAAGTCGACCAACTTATCGATAAAACGCATTACTACGAAACACTCCGTGAACAGATCGAGGTGATGAGTGAGAAGGGTGTTGACGAGTACGTCGAGGGCCAAGAAGAATGGGAAGAAGAGCGTGCGAACCTAGCTACTGCGATTGAGGGAGTCGAAGAAGTCGATGAGAAAGTGGGTGGTATGGACCTTACAGGTGTCATCAACGAGATCTCTCCAACTAGTGGTCCTAACCAAGAACTATTGGAAGATGCCAATTCCATTGTGGAGAATCTCCGTGCCGACGTCGAAGAATTACAGGAGAGTCTAGAAGAAACTGTCGCTGAGGCTCAATCCGAAATTAGTGAGGTCCGAGAGGAATGGAACCAAGCCAACAAGAAGCGGGAGCGAGAACACTCGCGCCTTGCCGACGAGATTCATGAGGAAATCGATGTCGATGTCGACCAGTTCTTCGAGATACGTTCGGAAATGCATGAGCTACACGGGGTCTCAGAGGAACTGGAGACGATGCGCAAGGAACTGGAGAAAGCGAAAACACAGAAAGACGAACTGTTCGGTGACCTGGCTGAGGCTCGGCGAGCGCTTACGGAGGCACGTCAGGACGGTATTTCGACACTAAACGGCGAGCTGAATGACGTAAGAGTCTCACTCGAAAGCCAAGCGAATCGAATAGAGTATATCGACTGGATCAACCACGTCCTTGAGGGGTCGGGTGTTTACACGAGGCATAAGGAAGCTATTGCAAAGACATTTGAACCACGTACGCTCGCTGAGATCGTTCGAACAGATGATACCGATCGACTCATTGCGGAGGCTGATTGTCCACCGACTAGTGCGGAGAACTTTGTCACGCATGATGACCTCAACGAGCGGCTGACAGAGCTTGAGTTGCTTGAGGTCCGAGACGAGCCGATTTTTGAGCTGAACGACGGAGGCTGGAAATCGCTTGATGAGATGTCTGACGGTCAGCAGTGTACGACATTGCTTTCGATTACAATGATCGAGCGTGATGTTCCATTAATTATCGATCAGCCTGAGGATATGCTGGACAACAATTTCATCTTCTCTGAAGTCGTGCAGCTCATACGCTCTATCAAGCATGACCGGCAGATTATCACCGCGACACACAATGCAAATATCCCTGTACTGGGTGACGCAGAGCAGATCATCGTGATGGACGCAAACGGACGAAGGGGGTTCTATAGCACGTGTGGTTCTATCGACAACGAGCGTATCAAAATGAAGACTCAGAGTATCCTAGAGGGCGGTGAACAGGCCTTCCGCGATCGGAACGATAAGTATCGGCGATCGGTCTGA
- a CDS encoding DUF4238 domain-containing protein, which translates to MAEWKNQHYVPQHFLRGWAINDRIEVFHLEHGSVPATHISKVCSEDYLYGNPPHVEQELSDLEDLHHRPLKTLHSGSSLSSLTRAETALLLSFVTTQRTRSKFTQEDIAAGDEILRGGVQADITNNRYEDLLQWTTDLTTDEREDTLVDASILGIHLSLMVKGVLGYLSINDLDGVLLCNTTNKEFVISDLPIVLDNPRFKRQTGMGPAGLAERGTQIYCPIDSSRLLFLYDPLIYSIKSNSREQVLIKSTSVVDELNLLQFHNADSIVMHRNSSTEYLNELREQMDTVRSRITISQEHELATGETYDVEKTPPYQVPAASPDLPAYRINRTIPYTERRPTARVERLQQLAQQISTEAYGYPDVSLIATIQYLTEWFS; encoded by the coding sequence ATGGCTGAGTGGAAGAATCAGCACTACGTTCCGCAACACTTCCTCCGCGGCTGGGCTATCAACGACCGAATTGAAGTCTTCCACTTAGAACACGGTTCCGTCCCGGCAACGCACATTAGCAAGGTCTGCTCAGAAGACTATCTCTACGGCAACCCCCCGCACGTTGAACAAGAACTCAGCGATTTGGAAGACCTCCACCACCGCCCGCTGAAGACCCTCCACTCCGGAAGTTCGCTTTCCAGCCTTACTCGCGCCGAAACAGCGCTCCTTCTCTCCTTTGTAACAACACAGCGTACCCGGTCGAAGTTCACGCAAGAGGATATCGCGGCAGGGGATGAAATCCTCCGTGGCGGGGTTCAAGCCGATATAACTAACAATCGGTACGAGGACCTTCTCCAGTGGACGACCGATCTCACTACCGACGAGCGAGAAGACACGCTAGTTGATGCGTCGATTCTCGGTATTCATCTTTCTTTGATGGTTAAAGGCGTCCTCGGCTATCTCTCTATTAACGATCTTGACGGTGTACTGCTCTGCAACACAACTAACAAGGAATTCGTGATTTCTGACCTCCCGATTGTATTAGACAATCCACGTTTCAAACGCCAGACCGGCATGGGACCAGCTGGCTTAGCTGAACGTGGTACACAGATCTACTGTCCTATTGATTCCTCACGACTCCTCTTTCTCTACGACCCGCTTATTTACTCTATCAAGTCGAACTCTCGAGAGCAGGTCCTCATCAAGTCTACGTCCGTCGTTGACGAACTGAATCTCCTCCAGTTCCATAACGCAGATAGCATCGTCATGCATCGGAACTCCTCGACAGAGTACTTGAACGAGCTCCGCGAGCAAATGGACACGGTGCGATCAAGAATAACGATCAGCCAGGAACATGAGCTTGCGACCGGTGAAACATATGACGTTGAGAAAACGCCACCGTACCAAGTCCCTGCTGCTTCGCCCGACCTTCCCGCATATCGAATTAACCGAACAATTCCCTATACTGAGAGACGACCGACAGCACGAGTCGAACGACTGCAGCAACTTGCCCAGCAGATTTCTACGGAAGCGTACGGCTACCCTGATGTCTCCCTGATCGCTACAATACAATACTTGACCGAATGGTTTTCCTGA
- a CDS encoding PD-(D/E)XK nuclease family protein — translation MTQNTLARRFDELCRQLERLPETEEPPLTTLQLLGQSRQEGDWQRFLAYFLSPEKPHGLDYAVVEQFLQGLSDRDDINFEFSRFDLEDIDVATEVPIPNGRLDLLVWCEEEWFVLCELKIDSSEGDGQTPKYAAAETFKDVNLDPTAVPEDRRHYLYVTPDRSLPESPAFIAIGWSWITAQLRAVQESDYGSYPARTTGQLDDFIDTIETELTMTDYERNETEKASLYVDYYDEIDEVQGAFQNEWNDLIDNWGHRLAITLDDVQLVEGPEGVPPVPDEDVMLQLPDGEGRRRYWLCRQANGKWSWLFPTDWWTRLDRGEPVYRNEKPNARVGFLHRPNFDRETVLGDHELTFYLRNAPSGNDEFYPRFAERFNSDEGVAAALPERSERRGRKSNIIEGTYEIDVDGHASLFAGYVTALATAVDDHIVSNHSLIGRIDEIYEETLEEVLEFDSG, via the coding sequence GTGACTCAGAACACCCTTGCTCGGCGTTTTGACGAACTATGCCGTCAGCTAGAGCGACTTCCAGAGACGGAAGAACCACCCTTGACGACTCTCCAACTCCTCGGCCAGAGTCGACAAGAAGGTGATTGGCAACGTTTCCTTGCATATTTCCTCTCACCAGAGAAACCACACGGGCTTGACTATGCCGTGGTAGAGCAGTTCCTACAGGGTTTGAGTGACCGAGATGATATCAACTTCGAGTTCTCACGGTTCGACCTCGAAGACATCGACGTGGCAACTGAAGTCCCGATTCCAAATGGTCGGCTTGACCTTCTGGTCTGGTGTGAGGAAGAGTGGTTCGTCCTCTGTGAGTTGAAGATCGATTCCTCGGAGGGTGACGGACAAACACCGAAATACGCCGCAGCCGAGACGTTCAAGGACGTTAACCTTGATCCCACTGCTGTCCCGGAAGACCGTCGGCACTACCTCTATGTTACACCTGACCGGTCGTTACCTGAGTCGCCCGCCTTTATCGCTATTGGGTGGTCGTGGATCACCGCACAACTCCGGGCCGTTCAAGAATCGGATTACGGCAGCTATCCAGCGCGTACAACCGGACAACTGGACGACTTCATTGATACGATCGAAACTGAACTCACGATGACTGATTACGAACGAAATGAGACTGAAAAGGCTAGCCTGTACGTCGACTACTACGACGAAATTGATGAAGTCCAGGGTGCGTTCCAGAATGAGTGGAACGATCTCATCGATAATTGGGGGCACCGGCTCGCCATTACCCTTGATGATGTTCAACTCGTTGAGGGCCCGGAGGGTGTCCCGCCGGTACCCGATGAGGACGTGATGCTTCAACTCCCAGATGGAGAGGGCCGTCGCCGCTACTGGCTGTGTCGCCAAGCTAACGGCAAGTGGTCATGGCTGTTCCCAACGGACTGGTGGACCCGTCTAGACCGCGGTGAACCGGTCTACCGAAACGAGAAGCCTAATGCACGTGTCGGATTCCTCCACCGCCCGAATTTCGATCGAGAGACTGTGCTTGGCGATCACGAGTTGACATTCTATCTCCGGAATGCACCCTCCGGTAACGACGAGTTCTATCCGCGATTCGCGGAACGGTTCAATTCTGACGAGGGGGTTGCCGCTGCACTCCCAGAGCGATCTGAGCGGCGTGGTCGAAAATCGAATATCATCGAGGGAACATACGAGATCGATGTCGATGGCCATGCTAGTCTGTTCGCTGGTTACGTTACTGCATTAGCTACTGCTGTCGACGACCACATCGTGTCGAATCATTCCTTGATTGGACGGATCGACGAGATCTATGAAGAAACTCTTGAAGAGGTTCTCGAATTCGACTCTGGGTGA
- a CDS encoding DUF4268 domain-containing protein, whose amino-acid sequence MTHEIGSIEEHDLRSVWPHEEYDFTKWLMENIDHLTAKLGIEVEDVSHEEAIGSFSADIVGTEMNTGRPVVIENQYQMTDHDHLGKLLTYSAGKDAGFTIWVAENFRPEHKSVLEWLNESGPKDVRFFGIKPRVISIDGTEARGFEFEIVVEPNDWERELTGDLSETERTYLEFYEALTEAYSQQRSDWYKLTPQPQSWLVFGAGIGGVSLGWAFHQGPEFSVELYIDTSDKERNEAIYEALKQHQNEIHTNLADFDEELVWQRLPEKRACRIKCPRSIPDKLSELSTEERDQLVRWGVDTMNQFHDEFESRIADLGI is encoded by the coding sequence ATGACTCACGAGATCGGAAGTATCGAAGAACACGACCTACGAAGCGTATGGCCACACGAAGAATACGACTTCACAAAGTGGTTGATGGAGAATATCGATCACCTCACCGCCAAACTGGGAATTGAGGTAGAAGACGTCTCTCACGAGGAAGCAATAGGCAGTTTCTCCGCCGATATCGTCGGCACTGAGATGAATACCGGCCGGCCTGTCGTCATCGAAAACCAGTATCAGATGACGGACCACGATCATCTCGGCAAGCTACTCACCTACTCAGCTGGGAAGGACGCTGGTTTCACAATCTGGGTGGCCGAGAACTTCCGTCCCGAACACAAGAGCGTTCTCGAGTGGCTCAATGAGAGTGGCCCGAAAGACGTCCGGTTCTTCGGTATTAAGCCGCGGGTCATCTCGATTGATGGGACCGAAGCGAGAGGATTCGAGTTCGAAATCGTGGTTGAGCCGAACGACTGGGAACGAGAACTGACGGGAGATCTCAGTGAAACCGAACGGACGTATCTGGAGTTCTATGAAGCGCTAACGGAGGCGTACTCACAACAGCGTTCCGACTGGTACAAACTTACACCGCAACCCCAGAGTTGGTTAGTATTTGGAGCGGGTATTGGGGGTGTCAGTTTGGGGTGGGCGTTCCATCAGGGGCCCGAGTTCTCAGTCGAACTCTATATCGACACCTCGGATAAAGAACGGAACGAAGCGATCTACGAGGCTCTAAAACAGCACCAAAATGAGATCCACACGAATCTCGCGGATTTCGATGAAGAACTCGTCTGGCAGCGACTCCCCGAGAAGCGGGCTTGCCGCATTAAATGCCCGCGTAGTATCCCAGACAAGCTATCTGAGCTATCAACAGAAGAACGGGATCAACTTGTTAGATGGGGTGTTGATACGATGAATCAGTTCCACGATGAGTTCGAGTCACGAATCGCTGATCTAGGAATCTAG
- a CDS encoding DUF262 domain-containing protein, which translates to MYDQRVTISEAVHHIQNEDYLLPAIQREIVWERDQITDLFDSVLQGYPIGTFLYWDIRDENRDEYKMYGFIKDYITTTKYINTNARSRNSEVVPDGAGDLKLILDGQQRLSSFYIGLKGTYTYKQDYKWYRNEDAWNKSRLYLNITSNPEEELSEDGDRQSRYDFAFLPMGQYDERVVTRGDDLWFRAGAILNYPKNEDQEDLVFEVIDEYADHLDRERERNVGRNLRALWRAIHDKAYITYFEEKEQDIDRVLDIFIRTNDGGTQLQKSDLLLSIATANWEQYDAREELTSFVDYLNSQLPLKNNYDKDFLLKSCLVLSDLPVRYRVGQFNRENVSKIESEWEAIRTAIKAAATLVNQFGIDENTLTSRNAVIPLAYYFKNTGLTVDHVQQNAEEYHQTKQAMKKWLLTTLLNGTLSGNSDTVLRTIREELSDAEDERFPLQEINDAVKGLNKVVGFNEEIAENVLENEKGSKRTFLALTLLYPENDWGSVQYHQDHIFPASKLDEEYLRDQGFPENKISEFTEEQDKLANLQLLTENENETKQDKLFEEWVINQNEGFYQRHFIPEDPDYYKLENFDQFVAERRKRVKRHLLSMLTGTEAETTAH; encoded by the coding sequence ATGTATGACCAGCGAGTAACAATTTCAGAAGCAGTCCACCATATCCAGAACGAGGATTACCTTCTTCCAGCCATCCAGCGAGAGATTGTCTGGGAGCGAGACCAAATTACAGATCTTTTTGACTCTGTCCTTCAAGGGTATCCGATTGGAACGTTCCTGTACTGGGACATACGGGATGAGAACCGTGATGAATACAAGATGTACGGGTTCATCAAGGACTACATCACTACGACTAAATACATAAACACGAACGCTCGGTCACGAAATTCTGAGGTGGTTCCTGATGGCGCTGGAGACCTCAAGTTGATATTAGACGGTCAACAGAGGCTCTCCTCATTCTATATCGGACTAAAAGGGACGTATACCTACAAACAGGATTACAAGTGGTACCGGAACGAGGACGCTTGGAACAAATCACGGCTGTACCTTAACATCACCTCGAATCCCGAAGAGGAACTCTCTGAAGACGGAGACAGACAATCTCGGTACGATTTCGCATTCCTACCAATGGGTCAATATGATGAACGCGTAGTCACACGAGGGGATGATTTGTGGTTCAGAGCAGGAGCGATTCTGAACTATCCGAAGAACGAGGATCAAGAGGACCTCGTGTTTGAGGTGATAGATGAGTACGCCGACCACTTGGATCGAGAGCGTGAACGAAATGTCGGCCGCAATCTCCGTGCTCTATGGCGCGCTATTCACGACAAAGCGTACATCACGTATTTTGAGGAAAAGGAACAGGACATCGACAGAGTACTCGACATCTTCATCCGGACGAACGACGGCGGAACTCAACTTCAGAAATCCGATCTGCTCCTATCGATTGCCACGGCGAACTGGGAGCAGTACGATGCCAGAGAGGAGTTGACGTCCTTCGTCGATTACCTTAACAGCCAGCTACCGTTAAAAAACAACTACGACAAGGATTTTCTTCTCAAGTCGTGTCTGGTGCTCAGCGATCTCCCTGTCCGGTACCGAGTCGGACAGTTCAACCGGGAGAACGTCTCCAAAATCGAGAGCGAGTGGGAGGCAATTCGGACCGCGATTAAGGCAGCTGCAACACTCGTCAATCAATTCGGGATCGACGAAAATACGCTTACGAGCCGTAACGCAGTCATCCCCCTTGCGTACTACTTCAAAAATACGGGTCTTACCGTGGATCACGTACAGCAGAACGCGGAGGAGTATCATCAAACGAAACAGGCGATGAAGAAATGGCTGCTCACTACTCTTCTGAACGGGACACTCAGTGGGAATTCCGACACGGTTCTTCGCACAATTCGGGAGGAGTTGAGTGATGCGGAGGATGAAAGATTCCCACTTCAGGAGATCAACGATGCAGTCAAGGGACTCAACAAAGTCGTCGGATTCAACGAGGAGATTGCCGAAAACGTACTGGAAAACGAGAAGGGGAGCAAGCGAACCTTCCTCGCTCTCACCCTGCTCTACCCTGAAAATGACTGGGGGAGCGTCCAATATCATCAGGACCATATTTTCCCCGCATCGAAACTGGATGAGGAGTACCTTCGAGATCAGGGATTTCCAGAAAACAAGATTTCCGAGTTCACTGAAGAGCAGGACAAACTGGCAAACCTCCAGTTGCTTACTGAAAACGAGAACGAAACAAAGCAAGACAAATTGTTTGAAGAATGGGTTATAAATCAGAACGAGGGATTCTATCAGCGCCACTTCATCCCCGAGGACCCGGACTATTACAAGTTAGAAAACTTCGACCAGTTCGTCGCGGAGAGGCGCAAACGCGTCAAACGGCACCTACTATCGATGTTGACTGGCACGGAAGCAGAAACCACAGCTCACTGA